The following DNA comes from Tunturibacter psychrotolerans.
ATTGGACGGAGCCAGGAAGATTTCCATTTCTAGTCAGGGTGGGTGGCAGGCTTGCGGGGCTAGTCCTGGTGCGGAGAGGCTTGGGGATCTCTGGAGAGGAAGCGGTGTGGGATATGGCAGAGTTTTTTGTGGTTCGCGGATACCGGAGACGCAGGATTGGGATGCAGGTGGCACATGAGGTGTGGCGGCGGTTTCCGGGGCGATGGGAGGTTCGCGTGATGCAGAAAAACGATGCAGCGCGGCGATTTTGGCAGGAAGCGATTTCATTGTTCACGGGTGAGGAGAGTCACGCAGTTGCTTTCGAGCGTGAGGGGGTTGCGTGGGTCTTGTTTTTGTTTGAGTCGGGACGGGTGTGAGAAGCAGAGGCGCAGGCCTTGGGTGAGAATGGATTGAGGGCACATTGTGATGGCGTTTGCACGGCCGAAGAAGCGGGAGCCGGTGGGTGAGGCTGGGTTGTTTGAGTATGCGGTGGGGACGCTGGCGCGAAGGATGCGGACGGTGCGGGATCTGCGGCGGTTGATGAAGGCTCGCGCGGAGGAGGGTGATGCGGGAGAGCGCGCGATGGATGCGGTGATTGTGCGCTTGAAGGAGTTGAATTATTTGAGCGATACGCGGTTTGCCGAAGACTACACGCGGGTGCGGAAGGAGCATGAGAAGTTTGGGCGCAGACGCGTGCAGCAGGATTTGATGATGAAGGGCGTGGGGAAAGAGCTGGTGGCTTCGACGCTGGAGACGGCGTATGAGGATGTGGATGAGGTGGCGCTGGCTCGGCAATATATTGCGCGGAAGCGGATGAAGAAACCGAGTGGGGAGAATGCGCAGAAGGAGACCGTGCGGACGATGAATCGGCTGATGCGGGCTGGGTTCTCTTCGAATGCGATCTTCAAGGTGCTGAAGGCTTGGGACCTGCCGGAGGAGGCGTTGACTGGGGTGGAAGAGGGTGGGGTTGATTCGGATTCTTATGCGGAACCGGACGAGCGGGCTGGGGATTCGGATGGTTATGCGCGGCAGAATGAGGATGAGTGATTGGGTGTCCTGCCGGACGGGCCTCCTACGCGGAGGGCGGTCACTTCGTGACTCGTGATTGCTTCGCGTGGTCCTCGCGATGCTCGGAAAGGGAGATGGCGCCGACCAACGGAAGGCCATGTGTCGATGATCTAATAGTCCCCGCGGAAGCTGTGGATGAGGCGCCGGTCGCGTTTGCTAGGCCGCTTAGAGGGAGCGGTGAAGGCGATGGGGCCGAGGAGTCTGCGCTCTTCGGCGGCTTTGCGGCGGGCTTCCTTGCTGGACTCGGTCTCGCGGTAGAGAGTTTGCGCGATGGCTGCGGAGCCGCGCTGTTGGCTTAAGGTCAGCACTTCGATTTCAAACTCACCGCCTTCGTTTTTGATGTGCAGCATGTCGCCTATGCGGACTTCGCGTGCAGGCTTGGCGGCGACGTTGTTCGAGGTGATGCGGTTCATGTCGCAGGCTTTGGAGGCTTGCTCGCGGGTTTTGAAGAAGCGGGCTGCCCAGAGCCACTTGTCGATGCGCGTGCCGGTCATGAGTCTATTTTCTGCTGATGCGGATGATTTGAAAATGCCTAGACAGAGCGGAGGAGACGGTCGGGCAGCATGAAGAGTGCGCCGATGAGTTCGAAGGTGCCTCCTACAACGATTCCGACGAGCCGGAACGGAAGAAGGATGAGCCAGATGAACGGATAGAGGAGAAGCCCTGCGAGAGCGAGGGGCCAACAGACGACCATGAGGATCAGGAAGAGCAAAAGATTGAGCATTCGTGTTTCTCTCCTACTGAGGTTAAACGGTTAGGTTGGGGGAAAAGTTCCCTCGGGTGGATGATAGGAAGATGGTTGAGCGCGGGTTGCAGCGGGTGGTGGGGGTGGACTGGTCGGGCGACAAGGGGTCGGGGCAGAGGAGGAAGATCTGGGCGGGAGTTTGGACGGCTTCTACGGGGCGGGTGACGCTGGAGGGTGGGAGAACGCGGGAAGAGTTGATTGCGTGGCTGATTGAGATGGGCGAGGAGACTCCCCGGATGGTCGTGGGGTTTGACTTTACGTTTAGCTATCCGGCTTGGTTTTTGAAGGA
Coding sequences within:
- a CDS encoding GNAT family N-acetyltransferase is translated as MMSQPRWETDSRVEVLLAAREQEPILANLLELYAHDFSELRDLDIGEDGRFGYGALPLYWTEPGRFPFLVRVGGRLAGLVLVRRGLGISGEEAVWDMAEFFVVRGYRRRRIGMQVAHEVWRRFPGRWEVRVMQKNDAARRFWQEAISLFTGEESHAVAFEREGVAWVLFLFESGRV
- a CDS encoding regulatory protein RecX → MAFARPKKREPVGEAGLFEYAVGTLARRMRTVRDLRRLMKARAEEGDAGERAMDAVIVRLKELNYLSDTRFAEDYTRVRKEHEKFGRRRVQQDLMMKGVGKELVASTLETAYEDVDEVALARQYIARKRMKKPSGENAQKETVRTMNRLMRAGFSSNAIFKVLKAWDLPEEALTGVEEGGVDSDSYAEPDERAGDSDGYARQNEDE
- a CDS encoding RNA-binding S4 domain-containing protein, producing MTGTRIDKWLWAARFFKTREQASKACDMNRITSNNVAAKPAREVRIGDMLHIKNEGGEFEIEVLTLSQQRGSAAIAQTLYRETESSKEARRKAAEERRLLGPIAFTAPSKRPSKRDRRLIHSFRGDY